The following are from one region of the Schistocerca americana isolate TAMUIC-IGC-003095 unplaced genomic scaffold, iqSchAmer2.1 HiC_scaffold_14, whole genome shotgun sequence genome:
- the LOC124567772 gene encoding vegetative cell wall protein gp1-like, protein MPPPLPFPSPSPFPLPFAPSPPALPAPTPSPSPAPTPSPARTPSPSPAPAPSPSPAPAPSPAPAPSPAPAPSHSPAPAPSPSPAPAPSPAPAPSPAPAPSPAPAPSHSPAPAPSPSPAPAPSPSPAPAPSPSPAPAPSPSPAPAPSPSPAPAPSPSPAPAPSPSPAPAPSPSPAPAPSPSPAPAPSPSPAPAPSPSHAPAPSPSPAPAPSPSPAPSPSPSPAPAPSPSPAPAPSPSPAPLPFPRPVFPRHHNEIHNSSSEG, encoded by the coding sequence atgccccctcccctccccttcccctccccatcccccttccccctccccttcgcGCCCTCACCCCCTGCCCTtcccgcccccaccccctccccttcccccgcccccaccccttcccccgcccgaaccccttccccttcccccgcccccgccccttccccttcccccgcccccgccccttcccccgcccccgccccttcccccgcccccgccccttcccattcccccgcccccgccccttccccttcccccgcccccgccccttcccccgcccccgccccttcccccgcccccgccccttcccccgcccccgccccttcccattcccccgcccccgccccttccccttcccccgcccccgccccttccccttcccccgcccccgccccttccccttcccccgcccccgccccttccccttcccccgcccccgccccttccccttcccccgcccccgccccttccccttcccccgcccccgccccttccccttcccccgcccccgccccttccccttcccccgcccccgccccttccccttcccccgcccccgccccttccccttcccccgcccccgccccttccccttcccacgcccccgccccttccccttcccccgcccccgccccttccccttcccccgccccctccccttccccttcccccgcccccgccccttccccttcccccgcccccgccccttccccttcccccgcccccctccccttcccccgcccc